A window of the Archocentrus centrarchus isolate MPI-CPG fArcCen1 chromosome 17, fArcCen1, whole genome shotgun sequence genome harbors these coding sequences:
- the LOC115795376 gene encoding uncharacterized protein LOC115795376 isoform X1, with protein MCRICLDFLVHDQPMEEEKAADDIQATSSSPLPTGLPINWGLITGPVPEPVFPEPPSLNASLLPPTQSSAVHALQTKVKSLTQRRSRGRDREKDRERFDTEVLVSNPAGHISSEVLLRQRPKGKGQLFLPAPSWRSGAAKDLSSSDEEEEVEVQVRWEIHSPPAEAQVKQQVGEEEEEEEESIEKNEGQVGHPTGQPCELGEGTSLESLLSDDSSISKDGPSPPPPLPVVLLSCHHLCFYIFLSSPHLLRQQDTGPLQRVLESSTSRNIASQRLFGPHNIPPTYH; from the exons ATGTGCAG aATCTGTTTGGACTTTCTTGTGCATGACCAGCCAATGGAGGAAGAGAAAGCAGCTGATGATATCCAAGCAACATCCAGTTCTCCTTTGCCCACTGGGCTTCCCATTAACTGGGGACTCATCACCGGGCCTGTTCCCGAGCCTGTTTTCCCAGAACCACCCTCTTTGAACGCTTCTCTTCTTCCCCCTACTCAAAGTTCAGCCGTGCACGCGCTACAGACCAAGGTGAAGTCACTTACGCAGAGAAGGTCAAGAGGAAGAGACagggagaaagacagagaaaggtTTGACACAGAGGTGCTGGTGAGCAACCCAGCAGGGCACATTTCATCTGAAGTCCTCCTCAGACAGAGACCCAAAGGAAAAGGCCAGCTGTTTCTGCCTGCTCCCTCCTGGCGATCAGGTGCTGCAAAGGACTTAAGCAGCagtgatgaagaagaggaggtagAGGTACAAGTCAGGTGGGAGATCCATAGTCCTCCAGCTGAAGCACAAGTTAAACAGCAAgtgggagaagaagaagaggaagaagaagagagtaTAGAAAAAAATGAGGGCCAGGTCGGTCATCCAACAGGTCAGCCTTGTGAGCTTGGAGAGGGTACCAGTCTGGAGAGTCTTCTCTCTGATGACTCAAGCATTAGCAAAGATGGCccatcccctcctcctccactgccTGTGGTCCTTCTCTCCTGCCACCATCTCTGCTTCTACATCTTCCTTTCTTCTCCTCATCTTCTCCGTCAGCAAGACACTGGGCCCCTCCAAAGGGTTCTGGAGAGTAGCACGTCCAGAAACATTGCTTCTCAACGGTTGTTTGGCCCTCACAATATACCCCCCACTTACCACTGA
- the LOC115795376 gene encoding uncharacterized protein LOC115795376 isoform X2 codes for MRARSVIQQVSLVSLERVPVWRVFSLMTQALAKMAHPLLLHCLWSFSPATISASTSSFLLLIFSVSKTLGPSKGFWRVARPETLLLNGCLALTIYPPLTTEGLHSDRGTGGASEEPKPPERGNKNDVGGQVNDCDASSEIKNSDSVEWFVDRCEQEETDITDPSKGLCSSDSSESMSSQSGVLCADDKLKVKERAYAKLRERQQHYKEAREQHKEELLAIMKKQHTEWIIML; via the coding sequence ATGAGGGCCAGGTCGGTCATCCAACAGGTCAGCCTTGTGAGCTTGGAGAGGGTACCAGTCTGGAGAGTCTTCTCTCTGATGACTCAAGCATTAGCAAAGATGGCccatcccctcctcctccactgccTGTGGTCCTTCTCTCCTGCCACCATCTCTGCTTCTACATCTTCCTTTCTTCTCCTCATCTTCTCCGTCAGCAAGACACTGGGCCCCTCCAAAGGGTTCTGGAGAGTAGCACGTCCAGAAACATTGCTTCTCAACGGTTGTTTGGCCCTCACAATATACCCCCCACTTACCACTGAAGGACTACACTCAGACAGAGGCACTGGCGGAGCCTCAGAGGAACCTAAACCACCTGAAAGAGGCAACAAGAATGATGTGGGAGGTCAGGTGAATGACTGCGATGCGTCAtctgaaataaaaaattctgATAGTGTGGAGTGGTTCGTGGACAGGTGTGAGCAAGAGGAGACAGATATAACTGATCCCAGCAAAGGACTGTGCAGTTCAGACAGCTCAGAGAGCATGTCTTCACAAAGTGGAGTCCTCTGTGCTGATGATAAACTGAAGGTGAAGGAGAGGGCCTATGCAAAGTTAAGGGAAAGACAACAACACTATAAGGAAGCGAGAGAACAGCACAAAGAAGAATTGCTGGCTATTATGAAGAAACAACATACAGAGTGGATTATAATG